One window of the Trifolium pratense cultivar HEN17-A07 linkage group LG2, ARS_RC_1.1, whole genome shotgun sequence genome contains the following:
- the LOC123905332 gene encoding uncharacterized protein LOC123905332 yields MPKFMHPFIEDIINVDGDGYCGYRAVALAQRGNEDDFELIRCNMSRELRLNKDMYVAIFGCEERYQYICDALLPPPRTRQRTSIRNSVAPMDKWFTLPDMGHIVATILDRVVVQLSILQNGPCETFFPLRSIPSPNPSSRVICLGALPDHYVLVKLKVGCPIPKSNKSWKQYCAKQSLG; encoded by the coding sequence ATGCCAAAATTCATGCATCCCTTCATTGAAGATATCATCAACGTGGACGGCGACGGCTATTGTGGTTACCGTGCCGTTGCATTGGCTCAGAGAGGCAACGAAGATGATTTTGAACTGATACGGTGCAACATGAGCAGGGAGTTGCGATTGAATAAGGATATGTATGTTGCTATATTTGGTTGCGAGGAGCGTTACCAATATATCTGTGATGCACTACTCCCACCCCCGAGGACGAGACAACGTACTAGTATTAGGAATAGTGTTGCACCGATGGATAAATGGTTCACGTTGCCGGATATGGGACATATCGTGGCCACCATATTGGATAGAGTAGTTGTTCAGCTCTCCATACTTCAAAACGGCCCTTGTGAAACTTTTTTCCCATTGCGTTCCATTCCGTCACCAAACCCGTCTTCAAGGGTTATTTGCCTTGGCGCGTTACCGGATCACTATGTTTTGGTAAAGCTTAAAGTTGGGTGTCCGATacccaaatcaaacaaatcgTGGAAGCAATATTGTGCTAAACAAAGTTTGGGCTGA
- the LOC123907842 gene encoding uncharacterized protein LOC123907842 has product MFKVSRRAMRYIHTESKRVEFTGMDSMKCGCLMRTNYGLPCACLIAKKLHHNRPIRLDEVYKHWKIICFQDEEVGGDVEDDYACTAEWQAIQERLRTADVSMKNEIRDQLRKIAYPTTTDVEPPTTNVKSKGAKKKKVVRGTTSTSRDKSRWEHVEEYFTETQASQSSKPSPSIPSHSRPSSSQPTA; this is encoded by the exons ATGTTTAAAGTCTCTAGACGTGCAATGAGATACATCCACACTGAATCAAAAAGAGTCGAGTTTACTGGTATGGATAGCATGAAGTGTGGTTGTCTGATGAGGACTAACTACGGGCTGCCATGTGCGTGTTTGATTGCCAAGAAACTGCACCACAATAGGCCTATTAGACTCGATGAGGTTTACAAACATTGGAAGATAATTTGTTTCCAAGATGAAGAAGTTGGTGGCGACGTCGAGGACGATTATGCGTGCACGGCAGAGTGGCAAGCAATTCAG gaaCGATTGAGGACAGCTGATGTAAGCATGAAAAATGAGATCCGAGATCAACTCCGCAAGATTGCGTATCCTACAACCACCGATGTGGAGCCTCCGACCACAAATGTAAAATCAAAAGGggctaaaaagaaaaaggtggTCCGTGGAACAACATCCACCAGCAGAGATAAGTCTCGATGGGAGCATGTTGAAGAATATTTCACGGAGACACAAGCGTCGCAATCGTCAAAGCCGTCTCCGTCAATTCCGTCCCACTCAAGgccatcatcatcacaaccTACCGCATAA
- the LOC123905333 gene encoding uncharacterized protein LOC123905333, whose product MDSTRTKAQNSVTEGEINEVRRPVVLDLFATAIVPSGQPRSPPNVPQPIEIDTSSHFATDREENDRDELIKWARSVSQSLRFAIIVRRSDSGEKRKAQLVLECERSGKYVPAKKKLKSDTSGTRKCECPFRLRGYYNKATKLWRLTVVNGMHNHELDKGLEGHLVAGRLKPQEKDFMDEMTRNAVAPKNILSTLKERDPENKTSAKQVYNARHRYKVKMRASMTEMQHLCKKLDDNNKYKMPLFEIVGFTSTEKTFNVAFAWLSNEKEDNFIWALQQLRCLLRRETNLPKVILTDRDLALMNAIPAVFPEAAALVCRFHVKKNVRTKAAELVKVRDGEKVKAADMREKVCLAFEDVLDSSTEAEYTENVMAFRKLCERWPKFVRYVEETILDTDKEKLNVRQSIHPSAN is encoded by the exons atggattcaacaCGCACCAAAGCACAAAACTCAG TTACGGAAGGCGAAATTAACGAAGTTAGGCGACCTGTTGTGCTTGACCTTTTTGCAACGGCCATTGTTCCATCTGGTCAACCAAGAAGTCCTCCTAATGTGCCGCAGCCGATAGAAATTGACACATCGTCTCATTTTGCGACTGATAGGGAAGAGAACGACAGAGATGAGTTGATCAAATGGGCTCGAAGCGTGTCGCAAAGTTTAAGGTTCGCAATTATAGTTAGGCGATCCGATTCGGGCGAGAAGAGAAAGGCTCAATTGGTGTTAGAGTGTGAACGTAGTGGGAAGTATGTTCCAGccaagaagaagttgaaatccGATACCTCCGGAACAAGAAAATGCGAATGTCCTTTCCGACTCCGTGGGTATTACAACAAGGCAACAAAACTATGGCGTTTGACTGTTGTCAACGGTATGCATAACCACGAGTTGGACAAAGGGCTTGAAGGGCATCTCGTGGCGGGGCGTTTGAAACCGCAAGAGAAGGATTTTATGGACGAGATGACAAGGAATGCGGTGGCTCCAAAAAACATATTGTCCACATTAAAGGAGAGAGATCCGGAAAACAAGACCTCTGCAAAGCAAGTGTACAACGCTCGTCATAGGTACAAAGTTAAAATGAGGGCGTCCATGACTGAGATGCAACACTTATGCAAGAAGCTTGATGATAACAA CAAGTACAAAATGCCGCTGTTTGAGATAGTCGGATTCACTTCGACCGAGAAGACATTCAACGTTGCTTTTGCCTGGCTCAGTAACGAAAAGGAAGACAACTTTATATGGGCTCTGCAACAACTACGTTGTTTGTTAAGGCGTGAGACAAATTTGCCGAAGGTTATCTTGACGGATCGAGATTTAGCTTTGATGAATGCTATTCCGGCTGTGTTTCCAGAAGCGGCGGCGTTGGTTTGTCGGTTCCATGTTAAGAAGAATGTGAGGACCAAGGCAGCCGAGCTGGTCAAGGTGAGGGATGGGGAAAAGGTCAAGGCGGCGGACATGAGGGAAAAAGTCTGTTTGGCGTTCGAGGATGTGTTAGATTCATCTACTGAGGCCGAGTATACTGAAAATGTTATGGCTTTTAGGAAGTTATGTGAGAGGTGGCCAAAATTTGTTCGGTACGTTGAAGAGACAATTTTGGACACCGACAAAGAGAAGCTC AATGTTAGGCAATCAATTCACCCAAGTGCAAACTGA
- the LOC123907843 gene encoding 50S ribosomal subunit assembly factor BipA isoform X1 gives MAVPFLLRSLYSSTKKSFSSSSPFTPSPSRFFSRAFSSAPAASTHPTVSPDPSRLRNVAVIAHVDHGKTTLMDRLLRQCGADIPHERAMDSINLEIERGITISSKVTSVLWKENELNLVDTPGHADFGGEVERVVGMVEGAVLVVDAGEGPLAQTKFVLAKALKYGLRPILLLNKVDRPSVTEEMCNEVESLVFDLFANLGATEEQLDFPVLYSSAKEGWASTTYTKDPPAEAKNMSQLLDAIVSHVLPPNANIDAPFQMLVSMMERDSYLGRILTGRVHSGVVRVGDRVHGLRNKDSGAEKIEDGKVVKVMKKRGTTMIVTDCAGAGDIVSIAGLSSPSIGHTVTSVEIMSALPTVELDPPTISMTFGVNDSPLAGRDGTHLTGGKIGDRLMAEAETNLAVNVLPGMSETFEVQGRGELQLGILIENMRREGFELSVSPPKVMYKTDNGQKLEPIEEVTIEVIIQFGVQCACACVWTFNIIMDLSQVNDEHVGFVMEALSHRRAEITDMGPVAGALGRTKLCLTCPSRGLVGYRSIFSSETRGTGFMHRAFLTYEKFRGPLGNVRKGVLVSVGYGPITAHALMSLEARGTLFVSPGMETYDGMIVGEHSRDTDLDVNPVRAKQLTNIRSASKDENVKLTPPRLMTLEEAIGYVASDELIEVTPKTIRLRKKYLDANKRKTMSKRQKE, from the exons ATGGCGGTTCCTTTTCTTCTCCGTTCTCTCTACTCTTCCaccaaaaaatcattttcctCTTCTTCACCTTTCACTCCATCTCCCTCTCGTTTCTTCTCCCGTGCCTTCTCTTCCGCACCCGCCGCCTCCACCCATCCCACCGTATCCCCTGACCCTAGCCGCCTCCGCAACGTCGCCGTCATCGCTCATGTCGACCACGGCAAGACAACTCTCATGGACCGACTTCTCCGTCAGTGCGGTGCTGATATCCCTCACGAACGCGCCATGGATTCCATTAATCTCGAAATTGAGCGCGGCATCACCATATCTTCCAAG GTTACTTCTGTTTTGTGGAAAGAAAATGAGCTCAACTTGGTGGATACTCCTGGACACGCTGATTTTGGTGGTGAG GTTGAACGTGTAGTTGGTATGGTTGAGGGAGCAGTTTTGGTTGTTGATGCTGGGGAAGGTCCACTTGCCCAAACTAAGTTTGTTCTTGCAAAAGCCTTAAAGTATGGGTTGCGGCCTATTCTTCTTTTAAACAAAGTAGATCGGCCATCAG ttACCGAGGAGATGTGCAATGAAGTTGAGAGTCTGGTGTTTGATCTATTTGCCAATCTGGGTGCTACAG AGGAGCAACTTGACTTCCCAGTTCTTTATTCTTCTGCTAAAGAAGGATGGGCATCCACCACTTATACCAAGGATCCTCCTGCCGAAGCCAAAAATATGTCACAGTTGCTTGATGCCATTGTATCACATGTCCTTCCACCAAATGCAAACATTGATGCCCCTTTCCAAATGCTG GTTTCAATGATGGAGCGGGACTCGTATCTTGGGCGGATTTTGACTGGTCGTGTGCATTCCGGGGTTGTTCGTGTTGGTGACAGGGTTCACGGACTACGTAACAAAGATTCTGGCGCCGAAAAAATTGAAGATGGAAAG gttGTGAAAGTAATGAAAAAGAGGGGTACAACCATGATTGTAACTGATTGTGCTGGAGCTGGGGATATAGTTTCAATTGCTGGTTTGTCAAGTCCATCAATCGGCCATACAGTCACTTCTGTGGAG ATTATGTCTGCATTACCCACAGTTGAATTGGACCCCCCAACAATTTCTATGACCTTTGGTGTAAATGACTCCCCATTAGCGGGCCGTGACGGTACTCAT TTAACTGGGGGAAAAATTGGTGATCGACTAATGGCTGAAGCTGAAACCAACCTTGCCGTAAATGTGCTTCCAGGCATGTCAGAAACATTTGAAGTTCAAGGAAGAGGAGAACTACAGCTGG GTATTTTAATTGAGAATATGAGGCGTGAGGGATTTGAGCTATCTGTCTCTCCACCTAAAGTCAT GTATAAAACTGACAATGGTCAGAAACTTGAGCCAATAGAAGAAGTTACAATTGAGGTAATAATTCAATTTGGTGTTCAGTGTGCTTGTGCATGTGTTTGGACTTTTAACATCATAATGGATCTATCCCAGGTAAATGATGAGCACGTTGGCTTTGTAATGGAGGCCTTGTCTCACCGACGAGCTGAGATTACTGACATGGGTCCTGTCGCGGGAGCTCTTGGTCGAACTAAATTGTGTTTGACTTGTCCATCAAG GGGCCTGGTTGGTTACAGGAGTATATTCAGCAGTGAGACGCGTGGAACTGGGTTCATGCACCGTGCTTTCCTCA CATATGAAAAATTTCGAGGCCCTCTTGGCAATGTGAGGAAAGGAGTACTG GTATCAGTGGGTTATGGTCCGATCACAGCTCATGCATTAATGAGCTTAGAAGCTCGTGGGACTCTTTTTGTATCTCCTGGAATGGAG ACATATGATGGAATGATTGTTGGAGAACATTCACGGGATACAGATCTTGAT GTTAATCCAGTGAGGGCTAAACAACTTACAAATATACGTTCTGCTTCCAAGGATGAGAATGTGAAGCTGACTCCTCCTCGCCTT ATGACGCTGGAAGAAGCTATAGGGTATGTAGCTTCAGACGAGCTTATCGAG GTTACCCCAAAGACCATCCGGTTACGAAAGAAATACCTTGATGCTAACAAGCGTAAAACCATGAGTAAAAGGCAAAAGGAATGA
- the LOC123907843 gene encoding 50S ribosomal subunit assembly factor BipA isoform X2, giving the protein MAVPFLLRSLYSSTKKSFSSSSPFTPSPSRFFSRAFSSAPAASTHPTVSPDPSRLRNVAVIAHVDHGKTTLMDRLLRQCGADIPHERAMDSINLEIERGITISSKVTSVLWKENELNLVDTPGHADFGGEVERVVGMVEGAVLVVDAGEGPLAQTKFVLAKALKYGLRPILLLNKVDRPSVTEEMCNEVESLVFDLFANLGATEEQLDFPVLYSSAKEGWASTTYTKDPPAEAKNMSQLLDAIVSHVLPPNANIDAPFQMLVSMMERDSYLGRILTGRVHSGVVRVGDRVHGLRNKDSGAEKIEDGKVVKVMKKRGTTMIVTDCAGAGDIVSIAGLSSPSIGHTVTSVEIMSALPTVELDPPTISMTFGVNDSPLAGRDGTHLTGGKIGDRLMAEAETNLAVNVLPGMSETFEVQGRGELQLGILIENMRREGFELSVSPPKVMYKTDNGQKLEPIEEVTIEVNDEHVGFVMEALSHRRAEITDMGPVAGALGRTKLCLTCPSRGLVGYRSIFSSETRGTGFMHRAFLTYEKFRGPLGNVRKGVLVSVGYGPITAHALMSLEARGTLFVSPGMETYDGMIVGEHSRDTDLDVNPVRAKQLTNIRSASKDENVKLTPPRLMTLEEAIGYVASDELIEVTPKTIRLRKKYLDANKRKTMSKRQKE; this is encoded by the exons ATGGCGGTTCCTTTTCTTCTCCGTTCTCTCTACTCTTCCaccaaaaaatcattttcctCTTCTTCACCTTTCACTCCATCTCCCTCTCGTTTCTTCTCCCGTGCCTTCTCTTCCGCACCCGCCGCCTCCACCCATCCCACCGTATCCCCTGACCCTAGCCGCCTCCGCAACGTCGCCGTCATCGCTCATGTCGACCACGGCAAGACAACTCTCATGGACCGACTTCTCCGTCAGTGCGGTGCTGATATCCCTCACGAACGCGCCATGGATTCCATTAATCTCGAAATTGAGCGCGGCATCACCATATCTTCCAAG GTTACTTCTGTTTTGTGGAAAGAAAATGAGCTCAACTTGGTGGATACTCCTGGACACGCTGATTTTGGTGGTGAG GTTGAACGTGTAGTTGGTATGGTTGAGGGAGCAGTTTTGGTTGTTGATGCTGGGGAAGGTCCACTTGCCCAAACTAAGTTTGTTCTTGCAAAAGCCTTAAAGTATGGGTTGCGGCCTATTCTTCTTTTAAACAAAGTAGATCGGCCATCAG ttACCGAGGAGATGTGCAATGAAGTTGAGAGTCTGGTGTTTGATCTATTTGCCAATCTGGGTGCTACAG AGGAGCAACTTGACTTCCCAGTTCTTTATTCTTCTGCTAAAGAAGGATGGGCATCCACCACTTATACCAAGGATCCTCCTGCCGAAGCCAAAAATATGTCACAGTTGCTTGATGCCATTGTATCACATGTCCTTCCACCAAATGCAAACATTGATGCCCCTTTCCAAATGCTG GTTTCAATGATGGAGCGGGACTCGTATCTTGGGCGGATTTTGACTGGTCGTGTGCATTCCGGGGTTGTTCGTGTTGGTGACAGGGTTCACGGACTACGTAACAAAGATTCTGGCGCCGAAAAAATTGAAGATGGAAAG gttGTGAAAGTAATGAAAAAGAGGGGTACAACCATGATTGTAACTGATTGTGCTGGAGCTGGGGATATAGTTTCAATTGCTGGTTTGTCAAGTCCATCAATCGGCCATACAGTCACTTCTGTGGAG ATTATGTCTGCATTACCCACAGTTGAATTGGACCCCCCAACAATTTCTATGACCTTTGGTGTAAATGACTCCCCATTAGCGGGCCGTGACGGTACTCAT TTAACTGGGGGAAAAATTGGTGATCGACTAATGGCTGAAGCTGAAACCAACCTTGCCGTAAATGTGCTTCCAGGCATGTCAGAAACATTTGAAGTTCAAGGAAGAGGAGAACTACAGCTGG GTATTTTAATTGAGAATATGAGGCGTGAGGGATTTGAGCTATCTGTCTCTCCACCTAAAGTCAT GTATAAAACTGACAATGGTCAGAAACTTGAGCCAATAGAAGAAGTTACAATTGAG GTAAATGATGAGCACGTTGGCTTTGTAATGGAGGCCTTGTCTCACCGACGAGCTGAGATTACTGACATGGGTCCTGTCGCGGGAGCTCTTGGTCGAACTAAATTGTGTTTGACTTGTCCATCAAG GGGCCTGGTTGGTTACAGGAGTATATTCAGCAGTGAGACGCGTGGAACTGGGTTCATGCACCGTGCTTTCCTCA CATATGAAAAATTTCGAGGCCCTCTTGGCAATGTGAGGAAAGGAGTACTG GTATCAGTGGGTTATGGTCCGATCACAGCTCATGCATTAATGAGCTTAGAAGCTCGTGGGACTCTTTTTGTATCTCCTGGAATGGAG ACATATGATGGAATGATTGTTGGAGAACATTCACGGGATACAGATCTTGAT GTTAATCCAGTGAGGGCTAAACAACTTACAAATATACGTTCTGCTTCCAAGGATGAGAATGTGAAGCTGACTCCTCCTCGCCTT ATGACGCTGGAAGAAGCTATAGGGTATGTAGCTTCAGACGAGCTTATCGAG GTTACCCCAAAGACCATCCGGTTACGAAAGAAATACCTTGATGCTAACAAGCGTAAAACCATGAGTAAAAGGCAAAAGGAATGA